The following proteins are encoded in a genomic region of Oncorhynchus keta strain PuntledgeMale-10-30-2019 chromosome 6, Oket_V2, whole genome shotgun sequence:
- the LOC127930786 gene encoding voltage-dependent P/Q-type calcium channel subunit alpha-1A-like translates to MPSCNLTREQLQEMARFAEDLPTRYGAGGGGRGAPGAGRGGARPGGPPGGQRMYKQSMAQRARTMAIYNPNPVKQNCFTVNRSLFIFREDNLIRKYAKRITEWPYPFQTPHR, encoded by the exons ATGCCGTCCTGCAACTTGACGAGAGAGCAGCTTCAGGA AATGGCTCGCTTCGCAGAAGATCTACCCACCCGCTATGGAgctggaggaggaggcagaggtgCGCCGGGCGCAGGCAGAGGGGGCGCCCGACCAGGTGGTCCTCCAGGCGGCCAAAGGATGTACAAGCAGTCGATGGCTCAGAGAGCCAGGACAATGGCCAtatacaaccctaacccagtcaaaCAGAACTGCTTCACTGTCAACCGATCCTTGTTCATCTTTCGAGAGGACAATCTCATTAGGAAATATGCTAAGCGAATAACCGAATGGCCATATCCTTTCCAAACTCCCCATAGGTAA